The DNA sequence GAAATTACTTTTAATAAAGCATAATTTAATAATAAATCAAGCAGAGGGATCCCTCTGCTTGATTTATTATATAACTACTTGTTAAATTGTTCTAAAAATGTTATAATAAAAGTTAGATTTAAAGATAAGTTAAAAGAGTAAAGTAATGAATTTTAGGTGGTTAATAATGGCAAAAATCAAAAGAAGATATATCTGCCAAGAATGTGGACATGAAGCTTTAAAATGGAGTGGAAAATGTGATGATTGTGGTAGTTGGAATACTTTAGTCGAAGAAATATATGATAAGAAGGAAGAAAAGGAAAAAAAGAAAAAGAAACAGCAGTTTCAAAGCCAAAATAAAGCACATAAGATAGATGAAATTACAACGACGAAAGTTGGTAGATTAGAGACTGGAATTGGTGAATTAGATAGGGTTTTAGGAGGAGGAATTGTTCCAGGTTCACTTACTTTAATTGGTGGAGCACCTGGAATAGGAAAATCGACCCTCTTATTACAAGTATCTAATCAAATTAGCAATAAGTATGAAAGGGTCTTATACATATCGGCTGAGGAATCTGCACATCAGGTTAAGTTAAGAGCAAATAGATTAGATGTTTCTAGTTCTGATATATACATATTAGCAGAGACTAACTATTTTTTAATAGAAGAAGAGGTTAAAGAGATAGACCCAGATTTAGTAATTATAGATTCAATTCAAACTATTTATAATCCAGACTATGATTCAGCCCCAGGTAGTGTTAGTCAAGTGAGGGAATGCACTAGTAAGCTAATGAGGTTAGCAAAGACTGAGGAGATATCTATATTTTTAGTAGGTCATGTTACTAAAGAAGGAGCTATTGCTGGACCAAGGGTATTAGAACACATGGTTGATACTGTGCTCTATTTTGATGGTGACCAGCATCATTTATATAGAATTTTAAGATCTGTTAAGAATCGGTTTGGCTCAACTGATGAGATAGGTATTTTTGAAATGAAACAACAAGGGTTAATAGAAGTTTTAAATCCTTCAGAACGCTTTGTTTCAGAGCGACCTGAAGATATTTCTGGATCAGTGATTGTATCATGTTTAGAAGGGACTAGGTCTATTTTAGTGGAGGTGCAGGCTTTAGTTAGTACTGCTAATTTTGGGAATCCAAGTCGGATGACTTCTGGAGTAGATCATAAAAGAGTTTCTTTAATCTTGGCAGTTTTAGAGAAAAGATTAGGGCTACATATTCAAGGGCAAGATGTTCATATTAATATTGCTGGTGGTGTTCAAGTTGATGAGCCTGGTATTGATCTGGGGATTGTTGTAGCTATAATTTCTAGTTTTAGAGATCTATCTATTTCTGATGATTTAGTGGTTTTTGGAGAAATAGGATTATCAGGAGAAATTAGAGCTGTTAGTCAAGTAGAAAAAAGGATTAATGAAGCATGCAAATTAGGTTTTAAGCAATTTATAGTTCCTGAAAACAATCTTTCCTCTTTAGACTTAGATGTAACTGAAATAGATGTTTTTGGGGTTAATCAGATTTCAGAGGTATTGGATTTAGTTTTAGGGGGTGAGTAAAATAAAGTGCGAATTAAAAATGAAAATTTTAAAGAAGTACTTAAACTTTTAGCTCCGGGGACAGCTTTTAGAGAGGGGTTAGAGAACATTTTAAGAGCTAAGACTGGTGGGCTAATAGTAGTTGGTGATAGTGAAGAAGTATTAGGAATAGTAGATGGTGGATTTAATATTAATAGTGAATTGACTTCTGCACGCTTATATGAATTAGCAAAAATGGATGGAGCTATTGTTCTTAGTAGTGATTGCAAACGAATTTTATGTGCTAATGCTCAATTAGTTCCTGATCCTTCTATTACTTCAATGGAGACAGGGACTAGACATCGGACTGCAGAACGAGTAGCTAAACAGACTGGAGAGTTAGTAATTTCGATTTCTCAACGAAGAGATATTATATCTTTATATAAAGAAGAACAAAAATATGTATTAGAGGATATTAGAGTGATCTTAGCTAAAGCTAATCAGGCTATTCAGACATTAGAGAAATATAGAAGTGTTTTAGATCAAACTCTAAATAAAGTAAGTGCTTTAGAATTTCAAGACTTAGTTACTGTTTCTGATGTAACAACGGTTTTACAGAGGACAGAAATGGTTTTAAGAATAGGAACAGAAATTGAGAGGTATATTAATGAATTAGGAACAGAGGGTAGATTGATTAATATGCAGCTAGAGGAATTACTAGCTAATGTCAAAGGAGAAGGACTTCTATTAATTAAAGATTATATTACTCAATCTCAAATTGAATTAAATGATGATTCTCAGGAAGGTGATGAAGAGTTAGAATCTGAAGAGTTGAGTAATTCTCCAGAAGATATTCTAGATAATATTTCAAACTATGTATCTGATGATTTAGTTAGCTTAACGACAATTAGTAAGAAGTTAGGTTATGGAGGGAACATGAGTGTATTAGATCTTTCTGTATCACCTCGTGGATATAGATTATTACGTAAAATACCAAGATTACCTATGCCGGTGATTGAAAATTTAGTAGAGACATTTAGCGATTTCCAGGAGGTTTTAAATGCTTCTATAGATGAACTAGATGATGTAGATGGAGTTGGAGAAGTGAGAGCACAAGCTATAAAGGAAGGTTTGAAACGTTTAAGAGATCAAGCATTATTGGAACAGAGGATGTATCTGTAATTGACTTTTTCATTGAAGAATGGTATAATTAAATGGTTTATTATACATTGAATGGAGGGTTATTAATGTTTGAAACTGGTGATAAGATAGTTTATCCTAATCATGGTGCTGGAACTATTGTTGGGATTGAAGAGAAAGAAGTACTTGGAGAGACTAAGAGATATTATATTATGAAATTACCGATTGGGGAAATGAAGGTCATGATTCCAATGGATAATGTACAGGATATTGGAATTAGGGACGTTATAGATGGAAAAAGAGTAGACGATGTATTTACGGTATTAGATGATGAGAAGAGTGAGATGTCACAAAACTGGAATAGACGATATAGAAGTAATACCGAAAAGATTAAAACTGGAGATATATTTGAAGTAGCAGAAGTAGTTAGAAATCTAACCTTAAGAGATATGGAGAAAGGGTTATCTACTGGAGAAAAAAAGATGTTAAGTAATTGTAGACAAATTTTAGTTAGTGAATTAGTTTTAGCTAAAGATGAAAGTGAAGAGGAAATCCAACAACAGATTGATGAAATATTTGTTGAAGAAGAGGAAGAAGAAGAATAACGTCAGGGTACCCTGACGTTTGTTGTTTACAAAGGAGGTGAAATAAGTGTTAAAAAGAATTTGGAGAGCTATATTTACAATTTTAGGGGCAGTTATTGGTTATCAGATTGTAGATGTATTGGGATTAGCGGAAACTTTACAGTTTAATTTAAATAATATTGGTAATTTAATAACTAGTCATCAAGCTTATGGTGTTTTAGCTGGAGGATTAATTGGTTATTTTCTTTTACCGGTAATAATTGAAAAATTATTCCAAATCATCTTAAGTTTTGAATCAAAACTGCACAAGATTCCTTTTCAGGATATTGTTGCAGGAGTTTTTGGTTTAATAATTGGTCTTATATTAGGAATTATTTTAATATTTTCATTTTCATTATCTTCTATCCCTAAATTTGGTCTTTCATTGCAAGTTTTAGTTAATTTAACTTTAGGATATTTAGGACTAAATTTAGCTATTAAGAAAAAAGAGGATCTCTTTAGGTTATTTGAGAACTTAACAGGTGTTTTAAATTTAAGTAATAATAATCTTTTAAGTAGTTCAAAAGATGGGAAAAATGATGAAACTGAAGAAAGAGATGAATTTAGATCCCCTTGTAAAATATTAGATACTAGTGTGATTATAGATGGAAGGATATCTGATATTTGTCAAACTCATTTTATGGATGGGGTTTTAGTAATTCCAGAATTTGTATTGGAAGAATTACAACATATAGCTGATTCAGCAGATCTCTTAAAGAGAAATAGAGGTCGACGAGGTTTGGATATTTTAAATAAGATGCAAAAAGAATTAGAAATGCCAGTAGAAATTTATGAAGGGGACTTTGA is a window from the Selenihalanaerobacter shriftii genome containing:
- a CDS encoding PIN/TRAM domain-containing protein translates to MLKRIWRAIFTILGAVIGYQIVDVLGLAETLQFNLNNIGNLITSHQAYGVLAGGLIGYFLLPVIIEKLFQIILSFESKLHKIPFQDIVAGVFGLIIGLILGIILIFSFSLSSIPKFGLSLQVLVNLTLGYLGLNLAIKKKEDLFRLFENLTGVLNLSNNNLLSSSKDGKNDETEERDEFRSPCKILDTSVIIDGRISDICQTHFMDGVLVIPEFVLEELQHIADSADLLKRNRGRRGLDILNKMQKELEMPVEIYEGDFEDIDEVDSKLVKLAKVLNGKVVTNDYNLNKVAELQGVSVLNINELANAVKPVVLPGEEMEVKIIKNGKEAGQGVGYLDDGTMVVVDDGKNHIGDEIDVMVTSVLQTAAGRMIFAKPKAVEKAL
- the radA gene encoding DNA repair protein RadA is translated as MAKIKRRYICQECGHEALKWSGKCDDCGSWNTLVEEIYDKKEEKEKKKKKQQFQSQNKAHKIDEITTTKVGRLETGIGELDRVLGGGIVPGSLTLIGGAPGIGKSTLLLQVSNQISNKYERVLYISAEESAHQVKLRANRLDVSSSDIYILAETNYFLIEEEVKEIDPDLVIIDSIQTIYNPDYDSAPGSVSQVRECTSKLMRLAKTEEISIFLVGHVTKEGAIAGPRVLEHMVDTVLYFDGDQHHLYRILRSVKNRFGSTDEIGIFEMKQQGLIEVLNPSERFVSERPEDISGSVIVSCLEGTRSILVEVQALVSTANFGNPSRMTSGVDHKRVSLILAVLEKRLGLHIQGQDVHINIAGGVQVDEPGIDLGIVVAIISSFRDLSISDDLVVFGEIGLSGEIRAVSQVEKRINEACKLGFKQFIVPENNLSSLDLDVTEIDVFGVNQISEVLDLVLGGE
- a CDS encoding CarD family transcriptional regulator, with translation MFETGDKIVYPNHGAGTIVGIEEKEVLGETKRYYIMKLPIGEMKVMIPMDNVQDIGIRDVIDGKRVDDVFTVLDDEKSEMSQNWNRRYRSNTEKIKTGDIFEVAEVVRNLTLRDMEKGLSTGEKKMLSNCRQILVSELVLAKDESEEEIQQQIDEIFVEEEEEEE
- the disA gene encoding DNA integrity scanning diadenylate cyclase DisA, coding for MRIKNENFKEVLKLLAPGTAFREGLENILRAKTGGLIVVGDSEEVLGIVDGGFNINSELTSARLYELAKMDGAIVLSSDCKRILCANAQLVPDPSITSMETGTRHRTAERVAKQTGELVISISQRRDIISLYKEEQKYVLEDIRVILAKANQAIQTLEKYRSVLDQTLNKVSALEFQDLVTVSDVTTVLQRTEMVLRIGTEIERYINELGTEGRLINMQLEELLANVKGEGLLLIKDYITQSQIELNDDSQEGDEELESEELSNSPEDILDNISNYVSDDLVSLTTISKKLGYGGNMSVLDLSVSPRGYRLLRKIPRLPMPVIENLVETFSDFQEVLNASIDELDDVDGVGEVRAQAIKEGLKRLRDQALLEQRMYL